The region GCAAACGCCAGCAGCGGCAGCAAAATGCCGGGGAGCATGAGCCACGGCAGGACCCATGTTGCCATGTGGGCCGTGACCAAAATGGCGATGCCAGTGCCACCAGTGAAACCGAGGGCTTTGATGAACTGTTGGCAGGCCTGCATGGCGCCCTTGGTCTGTGGTGGGGCGAGGTGGAGGTAGAGAAAGTCGATACGTGCCTCGATCAACAGCATCGGGACACTGAAGCAAAATCCCGCCGCGTACCACACGGCGGGCTGCGTGGCGCCGATGCACCATGCCAGCGCCACGGCTTCGCCGCAGGATGCGAGGCCCAGATACCAGAGTTGGCCAGCTCCCTCGGCGGGGACCCGCAGCTGGACCCAGGACTTATAGATGCGCGCTCCGACGACCGCGCCGATGCAGGCGATGAACGAAAACGTGCCCAATCCTGCTCCTTGCATGCGTAACTGGTGAAGTGCCACGACCGGCACGAGCGCGTTAAACAGGCCATAGGTCACGGAACGGGCGAGATAGAAAAGCGAGCATTGGGAGAGGAGCGGTGTTCGACGGATCGTGGCGAGATTTTCTGTAAAACCAAAAGCGCTGCGCCACCGCGTGGCACGGCGTAGGGCCTCGCGCCACGGCGCCGGCCGCGACGCCATCCGCAACGGGGCGATCAATACCAGCGAGCCCGCATACGTGGCCGCGTTGAACAACAACGCGCTTTGAATGCCTCCACGCTCGATCAGGATCCCCGCAAGCAGTGGGCCGCAGGCCAGCGCCACATAAAGGATCTCTGCGAGCGTCGCTGCGGCACGATTCAAGCGTGCGCGGTCTGGACACAGCGTGGCGACGACATCGGCCTTCGCGGCGTCGAAGCATCCAGTCAACACGTACCCACACCCAAACACGAGGATCGTCCCGGTCGTACCGATTGCGCGATAGGAAAACGCGAGAGTGATGAACAGCAGCAGCGCGAGCGCGTCGGAGACGATCAACACTGCTTTAGCCGGCAGGTGTCGGACCAGGACCGCGATCGCATTGCCGAACAGGAGCGTGGGGAGTTTCGTCACGATGAAACTGGCCGCCAGCGAGACGGGGTTGCCAGTGAGTGAGTACACGATGACGGCCAATGTCAGTCGCGCGGCGAAGTTGCCGAGATTGGAGATCAGATAGGCCGCGTAAAATTGGGTCAATGGCGGGAGGGTGTCACGGTGGTTCATCGCACGACCTGCACGGCGTTCTGATTCAATACCGTGAGCAGCACGTTGGGAGCGCCGGGTTCCACGACGAAGGCATAGCCGGTGTCCGGATCCGGTCCGACGTAGAGTCGTGGCGGTGCGGTCCTGTGACGGACGGCAAACCCGCCGTCTTGCAATGCGGCAGCGGCGGTGCGGAGATCCGCAGCGCGCACTTGCACGGCGCAGAGTTCCCCATAGCGACTGTCGGCAGGGATCCATCGTGCGTCGAACCACTGCTCGAACTCCTGCGGTGTTATCCAACGGAACTGCTGAAAGCCAAATGAAAGCGTATGCTGTTTCTGTTCGCACTGCGGCAAGACGGCTGCCAAGGTGCGCGCCCAGACTGCGATGCGGTCTGCTGGAGTGTCGGTACAAAACACGAATCCACTGATCGCAAAAATCGTGTTGGGTCCCATGATCAGCGTGTTCGGTGTGCGCGGTCGGGTCAGATATTCGATCGCACACAATTCACAGCCTGGGACGTGGGCGGCAGGGAATTCCGCAAAGGCCCACGTCACCGGACCATCCGGTTGCTCCGGACGCCTCCGCCGCACGATCGGCGGCGTTCGCGGGACAACGGTTTGGAGGTGGCGGTGAGTCTCCTCAATGTTATACGTGTGGAGTCCGATACCATAGGGGCGCGGATGACGGCGTAACCAATGTTCTGCGGCATCGGCATCCCGGAGAAACGCGGCTTCGTCCTCGATCGTAATAAATTCCAGATACGTGCCGGTAAGGTGGACGAAGCCGGTCAGCATGCCTTTCGGGTGATGCGACCGGTGGTCACAGCGCAGAAACCCGGCGCGCTCAAAATGGCGCAGTGTCGCCTCGAGATCATTGGCGGAGCTGAAGGAATAGACATGATCGCAATGCATACCGGACGAATCGACTTTCACCCGAACTCCCTGCTGCAGTACGGCGGCAGCGTTGTCTCGCGAGACTCACCCCGGTAACACCGCCGGCACCTTCAGCGGCTCGACGCCGTCGGCCAGCGTCCACACCGGATCATCCGGCGTATGGATTTTATTTTCGCCGGTCGCGAGGATCACCCGCTTCACGCCGGCGGCCTTCAGATGCGTGATCACCTGCGCGATCGACCAGCTGCTGCTCGGGATGTTTTTATCCACGAACGCGAAGTCGAACTGCGCATAGTCCGGCGCCGCGGCCGTGCAGGCGTCCATCGACGGATAAATCGCCAACCGCCCGATCCCCAACCGCTGTTGCTCCGCCTCCCACGCGAATTGGATGCCGGTGTCGTCGTCGATCACTAACA is a window of Deltaproteobacteria bacterium DNA encoding:
- a CDS encoding VOC family protein, with the protein product MHCDHVYSFSSANDLEATLRHFERAGFLRCDHRSHHPKGMLTGFVHLTGTYLEFITIEDEAAFLRDADAAEHWLRRHPRPYGIGLHTYNIEETHRHLQTVVPRTPPIVRRRRPEQPDGPVTWAFAEFPAAHVPGCELCAIEYLTRPRTPNTLIMGPNTIFAISGFVFCTDTPADRIAVWARTLAAVLPQCEQKQHTLSFGFQQFRWITPQEFEQWFDARWIPADSRYGELCAVQVRAADLRTAAAALQDGGFAVRHRTAPPRLYVGPDPDTGYAFVVEPGAPNVLLTVLNQNAVQVVR
- a CDS encoding MFS transporter; protein product: MNHRDTLPPLTQFYAAYLISNLGNFAARLTLAVIVYSLTGNPVSLAASFIVTKLPTLLFGNAIAVLVRHLPAKAVLIVSDALALLLFITLAFSYRAIGTTGTILVFGCGYVLTGCFDAAKADVVATLCPDRARLNRAAATLAEILYVALACGPLLAGILIERGGIQSALLFNAATYAGSLVLIAPLRMASRPAPWREALRRATRWRSAFGFTENLATIRRTPLLSQCSLFYLARSVTYGLFNALVPVVALHQLRMQGAGLGTFSFIACIGAVVGARIYKSWVQLRVPAEGAGQLWYLGLASCGEAVALAWCIGATQPAVWYAAGFCFSVPMLLIEARIDFLYLHLAPPQTKGAMQACQQFIKALGFTGGTGIAILVTAHMATWVLPWLMLPGILLPLLAFAGTPRPESNTNSASNR